In Eleutherodactylus coqui strain aEleCoq1 unplaced genomic scaffold, aEleCoq1.hap1 HAP1_SCAFFOLD_801, whole genome shotgun sequence, a single genomic region encodes these proteins:
- the LOC136604691 gene encoding oocyte zinc finger protein XlCOF7.2-like, with protein sequence MGPPPHPLIHENINVQKILEVTNKMIELLTGEVPIRCQDVAVYFSLEEWEYLEGHKDLYKEAMMETRQPLPSPGNGYI encoded by the exons atggggcccccacctcaccccctaaTACATGagaacatcaatgtacagaagattctagaagtcaccaacaagatgattgagctactgactggagag gttcctataaggtgtcaggatgtcgctgtctatttctccttggaggagtgggagtatttagaaggacacaaggatctgtacaaggaggccatgatggagacccgccagccgctcccatcaccaggtaatggataTATTTAG